AATTCCTGAAACTCGCGTCAATACTGACAATCCGCCTATTTATGCGTTACCACCTCGTTACGTTGCTCTAGGTGCGTATCCGACATCAAACTCATGGAGAGGAGTACATCGCACTTATCGTAAGGGAATGCGTGAGTTTAACCACGACTCTTTTTCCCGGTTGTATTTAGATGAGGATAAGGCAAACTTTCAACTTCATACCTGGGAGTATTTCATTGCAGAAGAGTTAGTTGGCTATGTAGTCGCGGAGTCTCCTGAAGGGCTAGAACACTTTCGGGAATTGGAGACTTATGGATGCAAGCTGGGGAAAGAGGGATTTGCGATCGTTACAGAAGTTTTAGAACTAATTGAGCTAGAACAAGAAACCAAAACAGCTTATCCATCAACGATTCTGCCAATGGAAGCATTGCTCCAAAACGGTCAATTTATGGGTGGTTGCGACATTTACAATCTTTATCGCTACCAATGGTCACCTAACAGTCAAACTCACTCCGATCGAGAAGGCTTTCTAGACAAGCAGCCTACAGAGGTAGATGGATTTGTACCCTTTGTTGCTGCCTATTTCTCAACACAAATGAATCATCCTCCTGAATTGGATTACTACACCAATGGGGAAATTAATATTCCGGTATCCCTCGTTAAATTACTGAGAGGTGAAGTTTATGTCTGAGGCAAAACGTAAGCGTCCGTTTATTTTCGGTCGCGTCTTCTTTCCTGGAAAATCCGATCCTGTTCCGTCTGTTGTTCGGTTACAACCGCTTGGCGATCATGTTGGTAATGTCAAACGTTTAGTCAAGCACTGGAAAGATTTTCCCCAGATTGAAGGCTCGTGCGATCGCGTGGTCAAAGCTGCTGAATTACACGACATGGCAAAGCCTCAGCGCTTTTCCATTACAACTGAGCCTGACCCAAAAAAGGAGCCAAATGGCAAATTTAAAAAATACAGCTACTCTTTTCGAGGGCATCCCTACATCGTTGAAAGTCCAAACCTATGGGCTCAAACTCTTGCTAGAGGACATCATGATTTCTCAGTTCAGAAAATTAGCGAAGATACATACAAACTTAAAAAAGAAAGCCCAGAATATGCCAATTTTCTGAGCCAAGACCCTTTAGCTTATGCTTATGAGCTTTATATTTTGGAAATGTGCGACCAAATTGAGGCAGAGTTAGCTTGTCGTGTTATTGGCGACGATGAGCAAGCGGAATCTCGCACGTTTATGGACTACACCATTTCCACTACACAGGATGAGCAAACGTATTTGCTAGATCCCTGGCCGTTTCAAGACCAAGAAATCAAATTGTCTTTTAAATATTGGTCTAAATATCTTTCTGAAGAGGAGCAAAAGCAGTTAAAAACTCTGCGCGATCGCAATGAAGATAACAAACTTGGGAATACCCTCGATCGCATTGTTAAAACCTGGTGGGAAGCTCAGACAACAAATCCTCAAACAGAGAATCGGCACATTATCTTAAAGCCAGTGTCGCAAAAATACCTGGAACCCCAAAATCATCAAGCTATTTACCAGAAACTTGCAGGATTTAAACCAAATCCAATGCAAGAAAAAATGTATGACGCAATTATCTCAACTAACGATCCTGTAATTCTGCTTAAAGGCCCAACTGGTACAGGCAAAACAGAATCAGTTTTATTTCCAGCTTTGGTTAAAGGATATAGACTGATTTTACCTTTACCTGCGAAAAGCCTCCTAGAAGACCAAAAGGAACGGATCGAAAAATATTTGCTCGATTTTTCAAATCCAGATATCTTTCCAGAGAACAAGGATCGAGAAATATCAATGGTTGTAGATACAGGCTCCCAAATGTATAGGTGGGTTTACAAAAATGGTAAGGACATTACTGCAACGCTCAATATCAATCTTCGTCGCCATCTTTATAAAGGAGACGTTATCTTAACTACGATTGACAAATTCCTGTATCGATACTTTTCATTTGGAGATAAGCAAAAATCTTTTATTTTTCCATTCCGAATCAATCAACCTAAAACTCTGATTTGCTTTGATGAATCTCATAGCTACGATGAAATCTCGTTCACAAACTTTCAGAGTCTAGTACAGGCGCTTTATGAAGCTGGACGATCGCTTGTCCTGATGACGGCAACTATGCCCAACGACCTCATTAAGCGTTTTGACTTTCTCAAAGAGAACGTAATTGACTTTATTGATGACGATGAGAATAGAGAAGAACTCGAAAAATTTCAGCAGCAAACACTCAATCGCCCTTACCTGAATCAAAGAAGTTTTGAGTGGCACAATACAATCCAGTGCTATCAAACAAATTCCGAAGGTCAGCGAGACTCTACTGAATTTCAAAATCAAGTTACAAAAATGATTTTGGCGCAATGGGAGTTAAGAGGAGAAGCAACAAGAATACTCGCTGTTGTGGAAACTGTCAAAGATGCCGCAGCAATTTATCAACAGCTAAAATCGACACTTAATTGTGATACCAGTTCTGAGAACCGATGGCTATTTTTCTATCACGGTCGCATTGCCGATAAACTTAGACCAGAACTCTACAAACAGATTAAACACCGAGATGAGAAGGAAAATTCCTATATTCTGGTGACAACCAGTGCGATCGAAGTTGGTTGCGATCTCAATGCTGAGGTTTTAATTTCGCAAATTTGTCCACCTGA
The sequence above is a segment of the Aerosakkonema funiforme FACHB-1375 genome. Coding sequences within it:
- the cas3 gene encoding CRISPR-associated helicase Cas3'; translation: MSEAKRKRPFIFGRVFFPGKSDPVPSVVRLQPLGDHVGNVKRLVKHWKDFPQIEGSCDRVVKAAELHDMAKPQRFSITTEPDPKKEPNGKFKKYSYSFRGHPYIVESPNLWAQTLARGHHDFSVQKISEDTYKLKKESPEYANFLSQDPLAYAYELYILEMCDQIEAELACRVIGDDEQAESRTFMDYTISTTQDEQTYLLDPWPFQDQEIKLSFKYWSKYLSEEEQKQLKTLRDRNEDNKLGNTLDRIVKTWWEAQTTNPQTENRHIILKPVSQKYLEPQNHQAIYQKLAGFKPNPMQEKMYDAIISTNDPVILLKGPTGTGKTESVLFPALVKGYRLILPLPAKSLLEDQKERIEKYLLDFSNPDIFPENKDREISMVVDTGSQMYRWVYKNGKDITATLNINLRRHLYKGDVILTTIDKFLYRYFSFGDKQKSFIFPFRINQPKTLICFDESHSYDEISFTNFQSLVQALYEAGRSLVLMTATMPNDLIKRFDFLKENVIDFIDDDENREELEKFQQQTLNRPYLNQRSFEWHNTIQCYQTNSEGQRDSTEFQNQVTKMILAQWELRGEATRILAVVETVKDAAAIYQQLKSTLNCDTSSENRWLFFYHGRIADKLRPELYKQIKHRDEKENSYILVTTSAIEVGCDLNAEVLISQICPPENLIQRAGRCNRRGNISDAKVILVGDRIPKVGEKDCSLTEAGWQKYQETLKSLQSSKKFDARTIGECLSHPYHVDDYRVIELFSMLQDYVYNADLTCQPAHEKGLVITRSWTPSATLIFDDGNHGDWQKNLANLPQVTVPIDRLSIKEVDKIPINKYANVDAYERYYDQEKTHYSFRPLRGGYAYSKDILIRIGKVNDGARHEPELSSYDYKKELGFIDLPGVFKRWKSIGFEERLRYEPKDGKGATLIYTKALSTETISGGL